One window from the genome of Saccharomyces mikatae IFO 1815 strain IFO1815 genome assembly, chromosome: 4 encodes:
- the VPS72 gene encoding Vps72p (similar to Saccharomyces cerevisiae VPS72 (YDR485C); ancestral locus Anc_3.100) — protein MTDEDAHNSLGSNTEFIIQTRSRRSNAGNKLQKLLEQELRDIESTKRQLSSYNKHDDDDQDEIGLLFQEDDDDDDFEITEKDDNDVKEDNETANITEEPFKVPGKQATDDLMFSSSESEDSNNEDDDEEEEKELRRQELLSRKKRNKKLQKGPVIIKKQKPKSEPVKKVTASRSHHSHEQLNAETLLLNTRRTSKRSSVMKNTMKVYEKLSKAEKKRKIIQERIRKHKEKESQYILTQEERLRIAKETEKLNILSLDKFKEQEVWKKENRLALQKRQKLKFQPNETILQILSTTWLMTPSMEVDDRKYWQEQLDKRDKKKKKYPRKPRKNSNLCQQDASNNKKEGSEGSIGDNNSVKPTEENFSIVRNQEATTTNETSSSNEIVVEKFISDEAVTTINLEGLKSKPLFNVTSNESANEQNSVDEAFNDQSPKEILPTVHNTTCVDEVLQNFPNKGIKNKLTNTPESKGSLFKGFSPGDNTVSQNDTLVISPATNAAGVENTMSISINTGMEEDIKSGGVKNEDPMNLSDTISQEVKSNTDSPALKQVTFTDAPQVDIIDTEESPSKKNIINIDEPSMENSLPTPIYEGPEQLTSRTFITLYDFPNTAPDLKDVNANLFGSQWSNSNALSTTQRPQDIKTVFHSILPSPSQSSVPSPNVNMSLDLSVLDNFPSFGEYDKKIVHQISTETNKDLEIKIKTQPPTGVFLANGIRKKCLITNKECQYFDPRTGVPYSDVEAYKIIQQIQDAISKEEERTDSKIGETENEDSADQARFKWFGFKNGGIYLDLDQKPAKGVPEGF, from the coding sequence ATGACCGATGAAGATGCTCACAATAGCTTGGGTTCTAATACTGAGTTCATCATACAAACGCGATCAAGAAGGTCTAATGCTGGTAATAAATTACAAAAATTACTGGAGCAGGAGCTGAGAGATATAGAATCGACCAAAAGACAACTTTCTTCATATAATAAGcacgatgatgatgatcaAGACGAGATAGGATTATTATTTCAGgaagacgatgatgatgatgattttgaaataacggaaaaagatgataatgatgtAAAAGAAGACAATGAGACTGCAAATATAACAGAAGAGCCATTTAAAGTTCCAGGTAAGCAAGCAACTGATGATTTAATGTTTAGCAGCAGTGAATCCGAAGATTCCAATaacgaagatgatgatgaggaggAGGAAAAGGAATTACGAAGACAAGAACTACtatcaagaaagaagagaaacaagaaattacaAAAGGGGCCtgtaataattaaaaaacaaaagccCAAATCTGAGCCAGTGAAGAAAGTGACGGCATCAAGATCACACCATAGTCATGAGCAATTGAACGCAGAGACTTTATTATTAAACACGAGAAGGACCTCTAAAAGATCGTcagtaatgaaaaatacaatgaaAGTCTACGAGAAATTGTCtaaagcagaaaaaaagaggaaaatcATACAAGAAAGGATAAGAAAacacaaagaaaaagagtcACAGTATATTTTAACACAAGAAGAGAGATTAAGAATTGCAAAGGAGACTGAGAAGCTGAATATTTTGTCACTAGATAAATTCAAGGAGCAAGaagtttggaaaaaagagaatcgTTTAGCATTGcagaaaagacaaaaacTGAAATTTCAGCCAAATGAAACCATACTCCAGATTTTATCTACCACATGGCTAATGACGCCGTCAATGGAAGTAGATGATCGTAAGTACTGGCAAGAACAACTGGATAAGcgtgacaaaaaaaaaaagaaatatccCAGAAAGCCAAGGAAGAACTCTAATCTCTGCCAACAAGATGCatcaaacaataaaaaagaaggaagtGAAGGATCAATAGGTGACAACAATAGTGTAAAGCCTACTGAAGAGAATTTTTCGATTGTACGTAATCAAGAAGCGACTACCACTAATGAGACTTCTTCTAGTAATGAAATAGttgtagaaaaatttatttCGGATGAAGCGGTAACTACTATAAATCTTGAAGGATTGAAGTCAAAACCCTTATTCAATGTTACTTCAAACGAATCTGCAAACGAGCAAAATTCTGTTGATGAGGCTTTCAACGACCAATCcccaaaagaaatattacCTACTGTGCATAATACTACATGTGTAGATGAAGTGTTGCAAAATTTCCCAAATAaaggaataaaaaataaactgaCAAATACTCCAGAGAGCAAGGGAAGTCTTTTTAAAGGATTTTCTCCTGGTGATAACACTGTCTCACAAAATGATACGTTAGTGATATCTCCGGCAACAAATGCTGCTGGCGTTGAAAATACTATGTCAATCTCTATTAATACCGGTATGGAGGAAGATATTAAATCTGGTGGTGTAAAAAATGAGGACCCCATGAATTTATCTGATACTATATCACAAGAGGTCAAGAGCAATACTGATAGTCCTGCCTTGAAACAAGTTACATTCACTGATGCTCCACAAGTGGACATTATTGATACGGAAGAGTCaccttcaaaaaaaaacatcatTAACATCGACGAACCTTCCATGGAAAATTCTTTACCAACACCGATCTACGAGGGCCCTGAACAATTAACCTCTAGAACCTTTATCACACTTTATGATTTCCCTAATACGGCGCCTGATTTGAAGGATGTTAATGCGAACCTATTTGGCTCTCAATGGTCTAACTCAAATGCATTATCCACCACTCAGCGTCCGCAGGATATAAAAACTGTTTTCCATTCCATTTTACCATCTCCGTCCCAATCATCAGTACCCTCACCTAATGTAAATATGTCGCTTGATTTATCAGTTCTAGACAATTTTCCATCTTTTGGTGAATACGATAAGAAAAttgttcatcaaataaGCACAGAGACAAATAAGGATTTggaaattaaaattaaaacGCAACCTCCAACCGGTGTTTTCTTAGCCAACggaataagaaaaaaatgtttaaTAACAAATAAAGAATGCCAGTACTTTGATCCTAGAACTGGTGTACCATATTCTGATGTGGAAGCCTATAAAAttattcaacaaattcaagaCGCCATTTCCAAGGAAGAGGAAAGAACAGATAGTAAGATTGGTGAAACGGAGAATGAGGATAGTGCGGATCAAGCAAGGTTCAAATGGTTTGGATTCAAAAATGGTGGGATATACCTTGATTTAGATCAAAAACCTGCGAAGGGTGTGCCCGAGGGAttctaa
- the VPS60 gene encoding Vps60p (similar to Saccharomyces cerevisiae VPS60 (YDR486C); ancestral locus Anc_3.98), with amino-acid sequence MNRIFGYGNKKSHDQLLQESNQSMNQAQQSLSNRISQLDTQIAQLNFQLQNIQKNLQRSNNKQPSLRKQALKILNKRKQLENMKDSLDSQSWSMTQAQLTNDNLQNTMITINALKQTNNAMKAQYGKINIDKLQDMQDEMLDLIEQGDELQEVLAMNNNGELDDISDAELDAELDALAQEDFTLQTTENSLGNDMPNYLLGANAPPTFIDEEPNLDVEDKDKALESAQ; translated from the coding sequence ATGAACAGGATTTTCGGATACGGgaacaaaaaaagccaCGATCAACTCTTACAAGAGTCGAACCAGTCCATGAATCAGGCTCAACAATCATTATCAAACAGGATATCCCAATTAGACACTCAAATTGCTCAGCTGAATTTCCAGTTGcagaatattcaaaaaaatttacaaagATCAAACAATAAGCAACCTTCCTTAAGAAAACAGGCTTTGAAGATCCTAAACAAACGTAAACAATTGGAAAATATGAAGGATTCTTTAGATTCTCAATCCTGGTCTATGACCCAAGCCCAGTTAACGAATGACAACTTACAAAACACAATGATCACTATAAACGCACTAAAGCAAACCAACAACGCCATGAAGGCTCAATACGGCAAGATAAATATCGACAAATTACAGGATATGCAGGATGAAATGTTAGATTTGATAGAACAAGGTGATGAACTGCAAGAAGTACTGGCAATGAATAACAATGGTGAGCTCGACGACATTAGTGACGCAGAGTTGGATGCAGAACTAGATGCTTTGGCTCAAGAAGATTTCACTTTACAGACAACTGAAAACTCATTAGGTAATGATATGCCGAATTACCTACTAGGTGCGAATGCACCACCAACTTTCATTGACGAAGAGCCAAACTTGGACGTTGAAGATAAAGACAAAGCTTTAGAAAGCGCccagtaa
- the RIB3 gene encoding 3,4-dihydroxy-2-butanone-4-phosphate synthase RIB3 (similar to Saccharomyces cerevisiae RIB3 (YDR487C); ancestral locus Anc_3.96), which produces MFMPIDQVIEHFKQNKFVIVMDDASRENEGDLICAAENVSTEQMAFLVRHSSGYVCAPMTNVIADKLDLPLLRTGMKFESNDDDRHGTAYTITVDVAQGTTTGISAHDRSMTCRALADSASTPKTFLKPGHICPLRAADGGVLQRRGHTEAGVDLCKLSGLSPVAVIGELINDDEQGTMMRLKDCQEFGKKYGIPLISIEELAQYLKK; this is translated from the coding sequence ATGTTTATGCCAATTGATCAAGTTATAGAGCACTTTAAGCAGAATAAGTTCGTCATTGTTATGGACGATGCCAGCCGTGAAAACGAAGGTGATCTCATTTGTGCTGCGGAAAACGTCAGCACCGAACAAATGGCTTTCCTTGTACGTCATTCTTCTGGTTACGTGTGTGCCCCCATGACGAATGTCATTGCTGATAAATTGGACCTTCCTCTACTGAGAACAGGCATGAAGTTCGAATCTAATGATGACGATAGACATGGGACTGCATACACAATAACTGTCGATGTAGCCCAAGGAACGACAACAGGTATCTCCGCTCACGACAGGTCGATGACTTGCAGAGCTCTTGCAGACTCTGCTTCTACGCCAAAAACATTCTTAAAACCTGGTCACATCTGCCCACTGAGAGCCGCTGATGGCGGTGTCTTACAAAGAAGAGGCCACACTGAGGCTGGTGTTGATTTATGTAAGTTAAGCGGGCTAAGCCCCGTCGCTGTTATTGGTGAATTGATCAACGATGACGAGCAAGGAACCATGATGAGATTGAAGGATTGTCAAGaatttggaaagaaatacGGCATTCCCTTGATTTCCATCGAAGAATTGGCTCaatatttgaagaagtaA
- the PAC11 gene encoding dynein intermediate chain (similar to Saccharomyces cerevisiae PAC11 (YDR488C); ancestral locus Anc_3.95): MERLKELEEKRRQLKELRERRKQTSLFPAIEAMGNLPIGVQAKTTMVSVSVQTEKEETSKTQEPEPTYPRRKEVVTYDKGIQTDRVEQELQQEDDISTAAAAATMVVENSNTKSEDTQPRLELAKPFLIEEAAATLNDASFAQLEAAVSATGDEASSEMQQDADGPMQWSMVSKNVRSEADCHLIAQEYDPQKGILVVVYVRLPPIDHQYASNEAAWSVVNVVKCDSANGCNGLLVDMAEFRGTRIVTATILRRNHQESQVVSILLTTLTGKVILYELRLKQKNQEAPVVYVVQRNMVARHYFHHPVMAVLETSAVRGQEKVLVAADNGTIIELSCLDLTLLRKPQQLRPVPLSQLLSLETENSAYIARLQRLAKFDDVGIASVAHSHEDPQHVWIGGEDGGIYKVFWDQPGPLYLAINNNGFQPVECHSTRVTALEFYWDDARRLMLLLSCSTDWTVRLWDARAGKTAIERPLLLGAPVLRARWLEHDEGGNSRILRCGVWCADGRYVVVKWAFDSNMSLYTATVIS; the protein is encoded by the coding sequence ATGGAGCGATTGAAGGAGCTGGAGGAGAAGAGAAGACAATTGAAGGAGCTGCGTGAGAGGCGGAAACAAACCAGCTTGTTCCCAGCCATCGAGGCGATGGGCAACTTGCCCATAGGGGTGCAAGCCAAAACAACTATGGTGAGTGTTTCTGTACAGACAGAGAAGGAGGAAACCTCGAAAACTCAAGAGCCTGAGCCCACGTATCCCCGACGCAAAGAAGTGGTAACATACGATAAAGGCATTCAAACAGACCGGGTCGAACAAGAACTGCAACAAGAGGACGACATTTCCACCGCTGCTGCTGCCGCTACTATGGTCGTCGAGAATAGTAACACCAAAAGTGAAGACACGCAGCCAAGATTGGAACTGGCCAAACCTTTTCTCATTGAAGAGGCGGCAGCAACATTGAATGACGCTAGCTTTGCGCAGCTGGAGGCGGCAGTTTCGGCAACAGGCGATGAGGCATCATCGGAGATGCAACAAGATGCAGATGGTCCGATGCAATGGTCCATGGTAAGTAAGAACGTACGCTCAGAAGCCGATTGCCATCTCATCGCACAGGAATATGACCCTCAAAAAGGTATCTTAGTCGTAGTGTATGTTCGACTGCCACCGATAGATCATCAGTATGCTAGCAATGAGGCAGCATGGTCCGTTGTCAACGTGGTGAAGTGTGACAGCGCCAACGGTTGCAATGGTCTGCTGGTGGATATGGCGGAGTTTCGCGGTACACGGATCGTGACAGCCACAATTCTCCGCCGTAATCACCAAGAAAGTCAGGTAGTATCGATTCTGCTGACCACGTTAACTGGCAAGGTCATATTGTACGAACTTAGGTTGAAGCAGAAGAACCAAGAAGCACCGGTAGTGTATGTTGTGCAGCGGAATATGGTTGCAAGACACTACTTTCATCACCCAGTGATGGCTGTACTCGAGACAAGTGCTGTACGGGGCCAAGAGAAAGTGCTTGTTGCAGCGGATAATGGCACTATTATCGAGTTGAGCTGCTTAGACCTGACCTTATTGCGGAAGCCACAGCAGCTTCGTCCCGTGCCGCTATCGCAGCTTTTATCGCTAGAGACTGAGAATAGTGCATATATAGCTAGACTGCAGCGCTTAGCGAAGTTCGACGATGTAGGTATTGCCAGCGTCGCACATTCGCATGAAGACCCGCAGCATGTCTGGATTGGTGGCGAGGACGGTGGTATTTACAAGGTTTTCTGGGACCAGCCTGGCCCACTATACCTAGCAATAAACAATAATGGATTTCAGCCAGTAGAATGTCACTCTACCAGAGTTACCGCATTGGAGTTCTATTGGGACGATGCTCGGCGGCTAATGCTTCTGTTATCATGTTCAACGGACTGGACAGTGCGGTTGTGGGACGCGCGAGCAGGAAAAACTGCCATTGAAAGGCCGCTATTGTTAGGGGCGCCAGTACTCCGTGCACGTTGGCTTGAACACGATGAAGGGGGAAATAGTCGCATCCTACGGTGCGGTGTGTGGTGTGCAGATGGACGTTACGTTGTCGTAAAATGGGCTTTTGATTCGAACATGTCTCTTTACACGGCAACAGTTATCTCCTAA
- the SLD5 gene encoding DNA replication protein SLD5 (similar to Saccharomyces cerevisiae SLD5 (YDR489W); ancestral locus Anc_3.94), producing the protein MDINIDDILAELDKETTAVDSTNITQVSSSSNHRDANTIVNSSLDLNDKTQIYVSPQQDFANLMKSWRNERCSPELLPYPHQLMKRLLNRISMQSQLIENISMGFLDMQNASTANSPMPNDSKLPLLCMETELERLKFVIRSYIRCRLNKIDKFSLYLRQLNEDENSLTSLTDLLSKDEIKYHDSHSLIWLKLVNDSILKYMPEELQAINDTEGSVNMIDEPDWNKFVFIHVNGPPEGNWDEDPLLQENEFGKPCYTVTIPDLNEEVELTIGSIYVMRYEVIRDLLRDDKVALI; encoded by the coding sequence ATGGACATCAATATAGACGATATCCTTGCAGAACTAGATAAAGAAACTACTGCTGTTGATTCTACCAACATCACACAAGtctcttcttcctctaaCCACAGAGATGCAAATACAATAGTGAATTCATCATTAGACTTGAATGACAAGACTCAGATATATGTTTCTCCGCAACAAGACTTTGCCAACTTGATGAAGTCTTGGAGAAACGAAAGGTGTTCGCCAGAATTATTACCATATCCTCATCAgttgatgaaaagattGCTCAATCGAATATCGATGCAGTCTCAATTAATTGAGAACATATCAATGGGTTTCCTCGATATGCAAAATGCGTCTACTGCGAACTCTCCCATGCCGAACGACTCCAAACTACCTTTGCTTTGTATGGAAACAGAGTTAGAAAGATTGAAGTTTGTTATTAGAAGTTACATACGATGTAGACTCAACAAAATTGACAAATTTTCACTTTATTTGCGGCAAttaaatgaagatgaaaattcGTTGACCTCACTTACAGACTTGCTTTCTAAGGATGAGATTAAATACCATGACTCGCATTCATTGATCTGGTTGAAACTTGTCAATGACTCTATACTGAAGTACATGCCTGAAGAGCTGCAAGCTATCAACGATACCGAGGGCAGCGTAAACATGATAGATGAACCAGACTGGAACAAGTTTGTCTTTATACACGTCAATGGCCCACCAGAGGGAAACTGGGACGAAGATCCACTCTTACAAGAAAACGAGTTTGGTAAGCCGTGCTACACCGTGACCATCCCTGATTTGAACGAAGAAGTTGAACTCACCATTGGAAGTATCTATGTCATGAGATATGAAGTCATTAGGGATTTATTAAGAGATGACAAGGTTGCTCTTATTTGA
- the PKH1 gene encoding serine/threonine protein kinase PKH1 (similar to Saccharomyces cerevisiae PKH1 (YDR490C) and PKH2 (YOL100W); ancestral locus Anc_3.92) yields MGNRSLTEADHALLSKPLVPTVSEHTQTQDYSRSFLDDSNTQSASELHGSPQGQFGDKALTNTNRFIPLANNNPGMQHEMGLDPSMRRRREEWAERGAAKIIKDVVDPTTGELTKHVVKMGIKDFKFGEQLGDGSYSSVVLATARESGKKYAVKVLSKEYLIRQKKVKYVTVEKLALQKLNGTKGIIRLFFTFQDEASLYFLLEYAPHGDFLGLIKKYGSLNEICARYYASQIIDAVDSLHSIGIIHRDIKPENILLDKDMKVKLTDFGTAKILPEQPSNAADGKPCFDLYAKSKSFVGTAEYVSPELLNDSYTDSRCDIWAFGCILYQMLAGKPPFKAANEYLTFQKVMKIQYAFTAGFPQIVKDLVKKLLVRDPNDRLAIEQIKAHVFFDKINFEDGSVWDGDPPEIQSYKISAEAMKPPPKVSENDTTSKLGNLQLSSRSHLDNTPQEPAMTSQDQSVISMTAATAAFNKEYTGQPKMGNKLSTFSRSVSGNIGREKAQRKVSNDHTYVPPTSVSTTLKGKDNRSRSSDNLRSYLLQNMGEHALLMKDVEISAQNLESVVPDYRSSIDVGPPTDNSRKFHKRVLVITNLGRALVFTKERALKMRKENELELQFELKLNEVERMIYRNDQLLEIDAPKTIFIRCKERSVLMKIWKVINSEVNVEPNVASPKRDHKMFDKFISQKSQNTKKKNQAPPVPESNRLVNGLPGSCISKASEKGELNTKRPTSLQTRSSSNYSKLLAKSTQMRKSITRTNE; encoded by the coding sequence ATGGGAAATAGGTCTTTGACAGAGGCAGACCACGCACTGCTGTCTAAACCTCTTGTACCGACAGTTTCGGAACATACACAAACGCAAGATTACTCCCGTTCTTTCTTGGATGACAGTAACACTCAGAGTGCGTCAGAACTGCATGGTTCACCACAGGGTCAGTTTGGAGACAAGGCATTGACTAATACCAACCGCTTTATTCCCCTGGCAAACAACAACCCGGGTATGCAGCACGAGATGGGTCTTGATCCGTCTATGAGGCGTAGAAGAGAGGAATGGGCAGAACGTGGTGCGGCAAAAATTATTAAGGACGTTGTCGACCCAACGACGGGGGAGTTAACTAAGCATGTGGTAAAGATGGGGATAAAGGACTTCAAGTTCGGTGAGCAACTCGGAGACGGGTCATATTCTAGTGTTGTTCTGGCTACCGCCCGCGAGTCGGGCAAGAAGTACGCAGTCAAAGTGTTGAGTAAAGAGTACTTGATAcgtcaaaaaaaagtcaaatACGTCACGGTGGAGAAATTGGCCTTACAGAAGCTGAATGGTACTAAGGGCATAATCaggcttttttttacattcCAGGACGAGGCAAGtttgtattttcttctagAATATGCCCCCCACGGTGATTTCTTGGGCCTGATTAAGAAGTATGGGTCCCTAAACGAGATATGTGCGCGCTATTATGCGTCGCAAATCATCGATGCCGTTGACTCCTTGCACAGTATCGGCATTATACATAGGGATATCAAGCCCGAAAACATTTTACTCGACAAAGATATGAAAGTGAAGTTGACAGATTTCGGGACAGCCAAAATTTTACCGGAGCAGCCGTCAAACGCAGCAGATGGAAAGCCTTGTTTTGATTTGTATGCAAAATCCAAATCGTTTGTTGGTACTGCAGAGTATGTTTCACCCGAGCTACTAAATGACAGCTATACAGATTCTCGTTGCGATATTTGGGCCTTCGGTTGCATCTTGTATCAGATGCTTGCGGGGAAACCGCCTTTCAAAGCTGCCAATGAATATTTGACGTTCCAAAAAGTAATGAAGATTCAGTATGCCTTTACTGCAGGTTTTCCACAAATAGTGAAAGATCTGgtgaaaaaactattaGTTAGGGATCCGAACGATAGACTGGCCATTGAACAGATCAAAGCACATGtcttctttgataaaatcaattttgaagatggtTCAGTATGGGATGGTGATCCGCCAGAAATACAATCTTATAAAATAAGTGCAGAGGCGATGAAACCACCTCCAAAAGTTTCCGAGAACGATACCACTTCAAAACTGGGCAATCTTCAACTGAGCAGTAGGAGTCATCTGGACAACACACCACAAGAGCCAGCAATGACCTCTCAAGATCAATCTGTGATAAGCATGActgcagcaacagcagctTTCAATAAAGAGTACACAGGTCAACCAAAAATGGGGAACAAATTGAGCACATTTAGTAGATCTGTGTCGGGCAATATAGGTCGCGAAAAGGCGCAAAGGAAGGTTTCAAATGATCACACATATGTGCCACCTACTTCAGTCTCGACCACACTAAAGGGAAAAGATAACAGAAGTCGTTCTTCTGACAATCTTCGGTCTTATTTGTTGCAAAACATGGGTGAACATGCTTTATTGATGAAGGATGTAGAGATTTCAGCACAAAACTTGGAAAGTGTAGTTCCAGACTACAGAAGCTCTATTGATGTTGGTCCTCCTACTGACAATTCACGCAAATTTCACAAGAGGGTGTTAGTAATAACAAATTTGGGGAGAGCACTGGTTTTTACCAAGGAAAGAGCTCTCAAAATGCGGAAGGAAAATGAACTCGAGTTACAGTTTGAATTAAAGTTGAACGAAGTTGAAAGGATGATCTATAGAAATGATCAACTGCTGGAAATTGACGCCCCCAAGACGATTTTCATTAGATGTAAAGAGAGGTCAGttttaatgaaaatttggaaagtGATTAATAGTGAAGTAAACGTGGAGCCCAACGTGGCATCGCCGAAACGGGACCATAAAATGTTCGATAAGTTCATTTCCCAAAAAAGCCaaaatacaaagaaaaaaaaccaagcACCTCCTGTACCTGAATCCAATAGATTAGTAAACGGTCTACCAGGCAGCTGTATTTCAAAGGCTTCTGAAAAAGGAGAACTTAACACAAAACGTCCCACTTCATTGCAGACCCGATCATCCTCCAATTATTCCAAGTTGCTGGCAAAATCAACGCAAATGCGGAAAAGCATAACACGAACAAACGAATAA
- the IZH1 gene encoding PAQR-type receptor (similar to Saccharomyces cerevisiae IZH1 (YDR492W) and IZH4 (YOL101C); ancestral locus Anc_3.90) — MSLTTTRRRNQESVCCSVTTGSIKVEAVSSTTVSEKKKLLHNFDELPEWQKDNDKILTGYVRETLSWKKCLYSLFYWNNETVNIYTHLVPAVIYFVFAITLTNYFLIPVFPSTSWSDYTVINIFLMGAFSCLMCSSCFHCMKQHSEKQSNFWSKLDYLGIISLISCSMIPIIYFGYFDHISYFSLFTIVTLVLATFCTVCVLHEKFNTSTFRPFRAMFFILFGFSGLLPLTTGFFKFGIQGVLNRIKVSFVFWEALFYISGAVIYGFRIPETLAPGKFDFLGSSHQIFHIMVVLGSICHLKAIIGSYKLMHSHIHP, encoded by the coding sequence atgagtCTTACTACTaccagaagaagaaatcaagaGAGCGTCTGTTGCAGCGTAACGACGGGTTCCATTAAGGTAGAAGCCGTCTCGAGTACGACAGtttcagaaaagaagaagttgctACATAATTTCGATGAGTTGCCAGAATGGCAAAAAGATAACGATAAGATTCTCACCGGGTACGTCCGCGAGACACTGTCATGGAAGAAGTGTCTGTATTCCCTATTTTATTGGAACAACGAGACAGTGAACATCTATACGCATTTGGTACCGGCTGTCATATACTTTGTGTTTGCAATCACACTGACCAATTACTTCCTTATTCCTGTTTTTCCCTCGACCTCGTGGTCTGATTACACCGTGATCAACATATTCTTGATGGGTGCGTTTTCGTGTCTGATGTGCAGTAGTTGTTTTCATTGCATGAAACAACACTCTGAGAAGCAAAGCAACTTTTGGAGCAAGCTTGACTACTTAGGAATCATTAGTTTGATTTCCTGTTCTATGATTCCTATAATATATTTTGGTTATTTTGACCATATATCCTACTTCAGCCTGTTCACGATTGTTACTCTGGTCCTAGCAACTTTTTGCACTGTATGTGTCCTACACGAAAAGTTCAATACTTCCACATTTCGTCCATTTAGGGCCATGTTCTTCATATTATTTGGATTCAGTGGACTGCTCCCATTGACTACGGGGTTTTTCAAGTTTGGCATTCAAGGAGTTTTAAACAGAATCAAAGTAAGCTTCGTGTTTTGGGAGGCGCTCTTTTATATTTCAGGGGCTGTTATCTACGGGTTTAGGATTCCAGAAACTTTGGCACCAGGTaaatttgatttcttaGGTAGCTCtcatcaaatatttcaCATCATGGTGGTTCTTGGCTCCATATGTCATCTGAAAGCCATCATCGGTTCTTATAAATTAATGCATTCTCATATTCACCCTTGA
- the MZM1 gene encoding Mzm1p (similar to Saccharomyces cerevisiae MZM1 (YDR493W); ancestral locus Anc_3.89): MSTRLKALNAYRHGLRATRVAFQNDTEVLIAARAKMRSGMLCPPNPKLNTEEQIQHLEDVAVFLRRNLVQGKKVDGTNTKEPRYHLNIHKDTELGDNETVADPTVKVKTKLRARPFKCSDKR; the protein is encoded by the coding sequence ATGAGCACGAGATTGAAGGCTTTAAACGCATACAGGCATGGCTTGAGAGCTACTCGTGTAGCTTTCCAGAATGACACTGAAGTATTGATAGCCGCGAGAGCAAAAATGCGTTCAGGCATGTTATGCCCTCCAAATCCTAAGCTAAACACGGAAGAACAGATCCAACATCTTGAAGACGTGGCTGTTTTCTTAAGAAGAAACTTGGTTCAAGGTAAAAAAGTTGACGGCACAAATACAAAGGAGCCTAGGTATCATTTAAACATTCACAAAGACACCGAATTGGGCGATAATGAAACTGTTGCAGATCCTACAGTGAAagtgaaaacaaaattaagGGCAAGACCATTTAAATGCTCTGATAAAAGGTAA